One Equus asinus isolate D_3611 breed Donkey chromosome 19, EquAss-T2T_v2, whole genome shotgun sequence genomic region harbors:
- the LOC106827880 gene encoding probable G-protein coupled receptor 148 isoform X2, producing the protein MNLSSEHCNISDWLRLEATVKASLYVVSFSFATFITVVIIAIVTQNSKLRNEVRYILLCHHLLCISSYCGLGVVFQGMRALLANSPVLMCWVVFGAQLSVGEGILFTLAFMAFNTYLAICWPLKSLSFVDSVKYRILAGTWMIIILKNICLFLIESSNSTQAAIFESEPLCPVVLNGTPARATGMAFLFLPLSVILISYSLIYQEGKRAGHFNRSNIKARRTVLIHLVQLSLHVIPTLLFIGLGKMCGAFFFALNLVLFGVFAFAQCFNPLIYGLWNRELQSRLYHWVCCRLWCGHVTNSRGPV; encoded by the coding sequence ATGAACTTGTCTTCTGAGCATTGCAACATATCGGATTGGCTGAGGCTAGAAGCCACAGTGAAGGCCTCTTTGTACgtggtttctttctcctttgccacTTTCATCACTGTCGTCATTATTGCCATAGTGACACAGAATTCGAAACTGAGGAACGAGGTCCGATACATCCTCCTTTGCCACCATCTGCTGTGCATCTCCTCCTATTGTGGTCTGGGGGTGGTTTTCCAAGGGATGCGGGCTTTGCTGGCCAACAGCCCCGTATTGATGTGCTGGGTGGTGTTTGGGGCCCAGCTAAGTGTTGGAGAAGGAATCCTCTTCACTCTGGCCTTCATGGCTTTCAATACTTACCTGGCCATTTGCTGGCCATTGAAATCTCTGTCCTTTGTAGATTCAGTCAAGTATAGGATTCTGGCTGGGACTTGGATGATCATTATACTCAAGAATATTTGCTTATTCCTCATAGAGAGCAGTAACTCCACTCAGGCTGCTATTTTTGAATCTGAACCCCTTTGCCCAGTGGTCTTGAACGGCACTCCTGCCAGAGCCACTGGCAtggctttccttttccttcctctttctgtcATTCTTATAAGTTACTCTCTGATATACCAAGAAGGAAAACGGGCTGGCCATTTTAACAGGTCAAATATCAAAGCCAGGAGAACAGTCCTCATTCATTTAGTGCAGTTGAGCTTGCACGTAATACCAACCCTGTTATTCATAGGTTTGGGAAAGATGTGCGGAGcgtttttctttgctttaaatcTGGTGCTCTTTGGAGTCTTTGCCTTTGCCCAGTGTTTTAACCCTCTGATCTATGGGCTCTGGAACAGAGAGCTGCAAAGCAGGTTATACCATTGGGTGTGCTGTCGGCTGTGGTGTGGTCACGTGACCAACAGCAGAGGTCCAGTTTAA